A part of Larkinella insperata genomic DNA contains:
- a CDS encoding OmpA family protein produces the protein MASFVANTQIHGYSVGKGPGRGSKRKGTGKLGTCLFILSAILCSPPFSHPSFAQSKKAAELYKKAVDAVAQRQMPEALELFHQAVERDTGYTEAYLKLGQVYEFMRQPEQAFQVYLRAIRQQPDKPGTGLAYQFVSAYQLKKGNYQAAIPHIQQFQKLFPPNSLQWKKVDRLLQTARFGAQAVINPLAVKPQPLSATVQAFPSQYFPVLTADEQTLVYTVLKPEGDEDLMVATQKGETWGPPESISPHINTPNNEGTPSLSADGRTLVFTACQGRTGYGSCDLYISRKTGTTWSEPQNLGPSVNTRGWESQPALSADGRRLYFVSDRKGGVGRRDIWCSELGDDGEWRAPYNLKSINTPFDEASPFIHANGLSLFFASEGHMGLGGYDLFVADSTASGWSNPQNLGYPINTADDQAALFVSANGAHAYYSQEQSSGDGKQRSKLYMFDLPEPLRQKVRPVSYLKGLVADARTKKPLNATIELIDLATNQLVTRVQSDPQTGQYTAVLPTGGEYALYVVGPGYLFKSLSFDFTQKREGEGLTLSVPLEPIKPADGSAPAKETLNNIFFETGRYDLAEKSRTELDRLVKFLDVNQTVNIEVSGHTDNQGGTANNLELSKKRAQSVVAYLTKAGIAPTRIKSAGYGETRPVAPNTTDENRKLNRRIEWRIL, from the coding sequence ATGGCAAGTTTCGTTGCAAACACACAAATACATGGATATTCCGTAGGGAAGGGGCCGGGCCGGGGTTCGAAGAGAAAAGGAACGGGTAAACTGGGCACGTGTCTGTTTATTCTTTCCGCTATCTTGTGCTCACCGCCGTTTTCCCATCCCTCTTTTGCCCAGAGCAAAAAAGCCGCTGAGCTTTATAAAAAAGCCGTTGATGCCGTTGCCCAGCGGCAAATGCCCGAGGCCCTGGAGTTGTTCCATCAGGCCGTCGAACGCGATACTGGCTACACGGAAGCGTATCTGAAACTGGGGCAGGTCTACGAGTTCATGCGCCAGCCCGAGCAGGCTTTTCAGGTATATCTGCGGGCCATCCGGCAGCAGCCCGACAAACCCGGCACGGGGCTGGCCTACCAGTTCGTCAGCGCTTATCAGCTCAAGAAGGGGAACTACCAGGCCGCCATCCCGCATATTCAGCAATTCCAGAAGCTGTTTCCGCCCAATTCGTTGCAGTGGAAAAAAGTGGACCGTCTGCTGCAAACCGCCCGCTTTGGCGCCCAAGCCGTGATCAACCCGCTGGCGGTGAAGCCCCAGCCGCTGTCGGCCACGGTGCAGGCGTTTCCCTCGCAGTATTTTCCGGTACTGACGGCCGATGAGCAAACGCTGGTGTACACGGTATTGAAACCGGAAGGCGACGAAGATCTGATGGTTGCAACCCAGAAAGGCGAAACCTGGGGGCCGCCCGAATCCATTTCACCCCACATCAATACGCCCAATAACGAAGGGACGCCCTCGCTTTCGGCCGATGGCCGGACGCTGGTGTTTACGGCCTGCCAGGGACGAACGGGTTACGGAAGCTGTGATCTGTACATCAGCCGCAAAACCGGTACGACCTGGTCGGAACCCCAGAACCTGGGGCCGTCGGTAAACACCCGGGGCTGGGAGTCGCAGCCCGCCCTGTCGGCGGATGGCCGGCGGTTGTACTTCGTCTCCGACCGCAAGGGGGGCGTTGGTCGGCGCGACATCTGGTGCAGCGAACTCGGCGACGATGGCGAGTGGCGAGCTCCTTACAACCTCAAAAGCATCAACACACCGTTCGACGAAGCCTCGCCGTTTATTCACGCCAACGGCCTGAGCCTGTTTTTTGCGTCGGAGGGGCACATGGGCCTGGGCGGGTACGACCTGTTTGTAGCCGACAGCACGGCGTCCGGCTGGTCGAATCCGCAAAACCTGGGGTATCCGATCAACACCGCCGACGATCAGGCCGCCCTGTTTGTGTCGGCCAACGGGGCGCACGCCTATTACTCGCAGGAGCAGTCTTCCGGAGATGGCAAACAGCGCTCTAAACTCTATATGTTTGATTTGCCGGAGCCGTTGCGGCAGAAGGTCCGGCCGGTGAGCTACCTGAAAGGGCTGGTGGCCGACGCCCGCACCAAAAAGCCGCTTAACGCGACCATCGAACTCATTGATCTGGCGACCAATCAGCTGGTAACCCGCGTGCAGTCAGATCCGCAGACGGGCCAGTACACGGCCGTTTTGCCCACGGGCGGGGAGTACGCGCTATACGTTGTGGGACCGGGTTACCTGTTTAAAAGCCTGTCGTTTGATTTTACCCAGAAGCGCGAAGGTGAGGGCCTGACGCTGAGCGTGCCCCTGGAACCGATCAAACCGGCGGATGGTAGCGCTCCGGCCAAAGAAACCCTGAACAACATCTTCTTTGAAACGGGCCGGTACGATCTGGCCGAGAAATCGCGGACGGAACTGGACCGGCTGGTGAAATTTCTGGACGTGAATCAAACCGTGAACATTGAGGTTTCCGGCCATACCGACAACCAGGGGGGGACGGCCAACAACCTGGAACTATCGAAGAAACGGGCGCAGTCGGTTGTGGCGTACCTGACCAAGGCGGGCATTGCGCCAACCCGTATCAAATCAGCCGGTTACGGCGAAACCCGTCCGGTAGCGCCCAATACGACCGATGAAAACCGGAAACTGAACCGGCGGATCGAGTGGCGAATTCTCTAA
- a CDS encoding efflux transporter outer membrane subunit: MQVIRIPSGQTWLGVVFLVLSLSACKVGRNYQRPALAVPDQFRSAPATDTNSVARIPWRTFFQTPELQQLISTALTNNFDLQIAVKRIEENSAYLRQTRYALLPSVNAQVTASTITPSKNSLNGLSLENFIGSRHLEDYSANLGLSWELDVWGRIRRQNEATQAAYLQTFEAAKAVRTALVANVANGYFNLLFLDAQLAIAQRNLALSDSIVRLIGLQKQSGDVTELAVDQARGQQQTAALLRARLEQAIVIEENGLRQLLGDMPGAISRSSRLAAIPVADTLAVGVPVQLLANRPDVRVSELNLVAANARLGVAEASLYPALVISASGGFNAYQASNWFMFPASLFYSVAGGLTQPVFQRRQLKTQVEVARIQHDQAVIQFRQAITNGVREVADALVQVEKLKEQEQVAAARVATLQKAIANARLLFASGLANYLEVITAQSNVLQAELTLAEVRQQRLSAMVGVYRALGGGWQ, from the coding sequence ATGCAAGTTATACGAATTCCGAGTGGGCAAACCTGGCTGGGCGTTGTCTTCCTCGTCCTCTCCCTTTCCGCCTGCAAGGTGGGGCGCAATTACCAGCGCCCCGCACTGGCAGTGCCGGATCAGTTTCGCTCAGCGCCTGCAACGGATACCAACTCCGTTGCCCGGATTCCCTGGCGCACTTTTTTCCAAACGCCCGAACTCCAGCAACTCATCAGCACGGCGTTAACCAACAATTTCGACCTGCAAATTGCCGTCAAGCGGATTGAAGAAAACAGCGCCTACCTCCGCCAGACCCGCTACGCCCTGCTGCCGTCGGTCAACGCCCAGGTTACGGCGTCGACGATTACCCCGTCTAAAAACAGCCTGAACGGGTTGAGCCTGGAGAACTTTATCGGCAGTCGGCACCTGGAAGATTACTCGGCCAACCTGGGACTCTCCTGGGAACTGGATGTCTGGGGCAGGATCCGGCGGCAGAACGAAGCGACGCAGGCGGCTTACCTCCAAACGTTTGAAGCGGCCAAAGCCGTCCGCACCGCCCTGGTTGCCAACGTTGCCAACGGCTATTTCAACCTGCTGTTTCTGGACGCCCAGCTGGCCATTGCCCAGCGCAATCTGGCGCTGAGTGATTCCATTGTCCGCCTGATTGGGTTACAAAAACAAAGTGGCGACGTCACCGAACTGGCCGTTGATCAGGCCCGGGGGCAACAGCAGACGGCGGCCCTGCTCCGCGCGCGGCTGGAACAGGCCATCGTCATTGAAGAAAACGGATTGCGGCAATTGCTGGGAGATATGCCGGGCGCTATTTCGCGCTCGAGCCGCCTGGCAGCGATTCCGGTAGCCGACACGCTGGCGGTGGGCGTCCCGGTGCAGTTGCTGGCCAACCGGCCGGATGTGCGCGTCAGCGAACTGAACCTGGTGGCGGCCAACGCCCGGCTTGGGGTCGCCGAAGCCAGCCTGTATCCGGCTTTGGTGATTTCGGCCAGTGGTGGTTTCAATGCTTATCAGGCCAGCAACTGGTTTATGTTTCCGGCTTCGTTGTTTTACAGCGTCGCGGGCGGATTGACGCAACCGGTTTTTCAGCGTCGTCAACTCAAGACGCAGGTCGAAGTGGCCCGGATTCAGCACGATCAGGCCGTTATCCAGTTCCGGCAGGCCATCACCAACGGTGTTCGGGAAGTGGCCGACGCGCTTGTGCAGGTTGAGAAGCTGAAGGAACAGGAACAGGTGGCGGCTGCGCGGGTAGCGACCTTGCAGAAGGCGATTGCCAACGCCCGGTTGCTGTTTGCCAGTGGCCTGGCGAATTACCTGGAAGTCATCACCGCCCAGAGCAACGTTCTTCAGGCGGAACTGACGCTGGCCGAGGTACGCCAGCAACGGCTGAGCGCGATGGTCGGCGTGTACCGGGCGCTGGGGGGCGGCTGGCAGTAA
- a CDS encoding sulfatase-like hydrolase/transferase, whose translation MLYLFFRLSAAFMKYRRLAVRWTVLLLAIVGLSSTPPQPSAPGPKPNIVFIIADDLGWGDLSCYGATDLKTPHIDSLMRAGLRFTSFYANSPVCSPSRASLLSGRWPERMGVPGVIRDDSTDSWGYLATGPLLPDYLQKAGYHTALVGKWHLGLESPNTPNEHGFQEFDGFLGDMMDDYYTKLRNKHNFMRHNRQVINPPGHATDVFTDGAIRYVNSRRGRSKPFFLYLPYTAPHNPLQPPAEWLERVQKREPGIDPTRAKLVALIEHMDANIGRLLATLKANGQLQNTLIVFTSDNGGWGPGRANNGPVRAFKGTMYEGGIRIPAGVAWAGHIQPGRTSDERLQLIDWLPTFLELTGRKATAPLDGRSMLPLLTSKQPDGLTLETIRQRPLFFIRREGTDAFKGLTTQAVRQGDWKLLQPNPFSPYELYNLKDDPKETTDLASREKAKAAELTRLLMDHIRRSGSVPWQKSH comes from the coding sequence ATGCTTTACCTATTCTTCCGGCTTTCCGCAGCCTTTATGAAATACCGTCGGTTGGCCGTCCGCTGGACCGTCCTGCTGCTGGCGATCGTTGGCCTGTCGTCAACTCCGCCCCAGCCCTCGGCTCCCGGCCCCAAACCCAACATCGTTTTCATCATCGCCGACGATTTGGGGTGGGGTGATCTGTCCTGTTACGGTGCGACGGACCTGAAAACGCCCCACATCGACAGCCTGATGCGGGCGGGTCTGCGGTTTACGAGTTTTTACGCCAACAGCCCCGTTTGCTCACCCAGCCGGGCGTCGCTGCTGTCGGGGCGCTGGCCCGAGCGGATGGGGGTTCCGGGGGTGATACGCGACGATTCCACCGATAGCTGGGGCTACCTGGCAACGGGCCCGCTGCTGCCCGATTACCTGCAGAAAGCGGGGTACCACACGGCCTTGGTCGGCAAATGGCATCTGGGGCTGGAATCGCCCAACACGCCCAACGAACACGGCTTTCAGGAGTTCGACGGTTTTCTGGGCGACATGATGGATGATTATTACACCAAGCTTCGGAATAAGCATAACTTTATGCGCCACAACCGGCAGGTGATCAACCCGCCCGGCCACGCGACGGACGTGTTTACGGATGGAGCAATTCGGTACGTCAATTCCCGCCGGGGCCGTTCCAAACCGTTTTTTCTGTATCTGCCCTACACCGCCCCCCACAACCCATTGCAGCCCCCTGCCGAGTGGCTCGAACGCGTCCAGAAACGTGAACCCGGCATCGATCCCACCCGGGCCAAACTCGTGGCCCTGATCGAGCACATGGACGCCAACATTGGCCGGCTGCTGGCAACACTGAAAGCCAATGGCCAGCTCCAGAACACGCTGATCGTCTTTACGAGCGACAACGGCGGCTGGGGACCGGGCAGGGCCAACAACGGCCCCGTCCGGGCGTTCAAGGGAACGATGTACGAGGGCGGCATCCGCATTCCGGCGGGGGTGGCCTGGGCGGGTCATATCCAGCCGGGCCGGACGTCGGACGAGCGGTTGCAACTGATTGACTGGCTGCCGACCTTTCTGGAACTGACCGGTCGGAAAGCCACCGCCCCGCTCGACGGAAGATCAATGCTACCGCTGTTAACCAGCAAGCAACCAGACGGTTTGACGCTGGAAACGATTCGCCAGCGACCGCTCTTTTTCATCCGGCGCGAAGGCACCGATGCCTTCAAAGGACTCACTACGCAGGCCGTGCGGCAGGGCGACTGGAAACTGCTGCAACCCAATCCCTTCTCCCCCTACGAACTCTACAACCTGAAAGACGATCCGAAGGAAACGACCGACCTGGCCAGCCGGGAAAAAGCAAAGGCTGCCGAGCTCACCCGCCTGCTGATGGACCACATTCGCCGGAGCGGCTCGGTGCCCTGGCAAAAAAGTCACTGA
- a CDS encoding head GIN domain-containing protein, with product MQTKRLYLSLLIASLVTGFSEAQSITKQFNIKSFDRIDVANAIDVEVRRGSFDIVADLSPGETEYLSVKSENGVLVARFNRPAGSWLPGKNRRSPRLLITMPALRGITLSGASDGDVNDSFDSNELDITLSGAADLSMKDITANRIRVKASGASDTKLRGRVQHLDVEISGASDLSAYDLTAEEAIIRASGASDASVTVTKRLDKNTRGGADVSYRGNPQTVISNEKKSDD from the coding sequence ATGCAAACCAAACGATTGTATTTATCCCTGTTGATTGCTTCACTGGTAACGGGTTTTTCGGAAGCCCAGTCGATCACCAAACAATTCAACATCAAGTCTTTTGACCGCATCGACGTCGCCAACGCCATTGATGTGGAAGTGCGCCGGGGCAGCTTCGATATCGTGGCCGATCTGTCGCCCGGCGAAACCGAGTACCTGTCGGTGAAAAGTGAAAACGGTGTGCTGGTGGCCCGTTTCAACCGCCCCGCCGGTTCCTGGCTTCCGGGCAAAAACCGCCGGTCGCCCCGGCTCCTGATTACCATGCCGGCCCTGCGGGGCATCACCCTTTCCGGCGCGTCGGACGGTGACGTTAACGACTCGTTTGACAGCAACGAGCTGGATATTACCCTTTCCGGGGCGGCAGACCTGTCGATGAAAGACATCACGGCCAACCGCATCCGGGTCAAAGCATCCGGCGCATCGGATACGAAACTGCGGGGGCGCGTGCAACACCTGGACGTGGAAATCTCGGGTGCTTCCGACCTTTCTGCCTACGACCTGACGGCTGAAGAAGCCATCATCCGGGCTTCCGGGGCCAGTGACGCATCGGTAACGGTTACCAAACGGCTGGACAAAAACACCCGCGGGGGAGCCGACGTTTCGTACCGGGGCAATCCGCAGACGGTTATTTCCAACGAGAAAAAATCGGACGATTAG
- the trxB gene encoding thioredoxin-disulfide reductase, producing MTTEHVNCLIIGSGPAGYTAAIYASRAGMKPVLYQGMQPGGQLTITNEVDNFPGYPEGVNGPQLMMDLEQQARRFGTDIRYGVVTAVDFSGPIHKAVVDDQQEVSANVVIISTGASAKWLGLPSEMRLNGLGVSACAVCDGFFFRGKDVVIVGAGDTAAEEASYLANLCRKVYMIVRRGEMRASKFMQNRVKSLPNIEILWNTETQEVLGEDGVTGALVKNTVTGEERVLDITGFFVAIGHQPNTAIFKNYLELDETGYIITEKGSTRTSVPGVFACGDAQDNIYRQAITAAGTGCMAALDAERYLAMKEVEMHAEA from the coding sequence ATGACCACCGAACACGTCAATTGCCTTATTATTGGTTCCGGCCCGGCCGGATATACTGCCGCTATTTATGCCTCCCGCGCGGGCATGAAACCCGTTTTATACCAGGGAATGCAACCGGGCGGCCAATTAACCATCACCAACGAAGTGGATAACTTCCCGGGTTATCCCGAGGGGGTCAACGGTCCCCAACTCATGATGGACCTCGAGCAGCAGGCCCGCCGGTTTGGAACCGACATCCGCTACGGGGTAGTAACGGCCGTTGATTTTTCCGGCCCGATCCACAAAGCCGTGGTCGATGATCAGCAGGAAGTCAGTGCCAACGTCGTCATTATTTCGACCGGTGCCTCGGCTAAGTGGCTGGGTCTGCCGTCGGAAATGCGCCTGAACGGTCTGGGGGTTTCAGCCTGCGCTGTGTGCGACGGCTTTTTCTTCCGGGGTAAGGATGTGGTTATCGTTGGAGCCGGGGATACGGCGGCTGAGGAAGCCAGTTATTTGGCGAATCTGTGCCGGAAAGTTTACATGATCGTTCGCCGGGGCGAAATGCGCGCATCGAAGTTTATGCAGAATCGGGTGAAATCACTGCCCAACATCGAGATTCTGTGGAACACCGAAACGCAGGAAGTGCTCGGAGAAGATGGCGTGACCGGGGCGCTGGTTAAAAACACGGTAACGGGTGAAGAACGGGTACTGGATATTACGGGCTTCTTTGTTGCAATTGGTCACCAACCGAATACCGCTATTTTCAAAAACTACCTTGAATTAGACGAAACGGGTTACATCATCACCGAAAAAGGCAGCACCCGCACCAGCGTGCCGGGCGTTTTTGCCTGCGGAGATGCCCAGGACAATATTTACCGCCAGGCGATTACGGCCGCCGGCACGGGTTGTATGGCCGCCCTGGATGCCGAACGGTATCTGGCCATGAAAGAAGTTGAAATGCACGCGGAAGCGTAA
- the bshB1 gene encoding bacillithiol biosynthesis deacetylase BshB1 gives MKLDLLVIAVHPDDAELGSAGTILSLVAQGKKVGIVDLTRGELGTRGTPEIRLQEAAAAAKILGLSARENMNFRDGFFRNDEEHQLALMAAIRKYQPEIVIANAITDRHPDHGRASSLIGDACFYSGLRQIKTVDNLGADATGEAQEAWRPKVVYHLIQDRYIKPDFIVDISDFYEKKQESLLAYKSQFYDPNSNEPMSYIASKEFMEFLRARAEEFGHVIGVKYGEGFTVDRTIGVKNIFDLI, from the coding sequence ATGAAACTCGATTTACTCGTTATAGCGGTTCACCCCGACGACGCCGAACTGGGCAGCGCGGGCACCATTCTTTCCCTGGTTGCTCAAGGTAAAAAAGTCGGGATCGTTGACCTGACCCGCGGAGAACTCGGCACGCGGGGCACGCCCGAGATCCGGTTGCAGGAAGCCGCAGCCGCAGCCAAGATTCTGGGCTTATCGGCCCGCGAAAACATGAATTTTCGGGACGGTTTTTTTCGCAATGACGAAGAACACCAACTGGCGCTGATGGCTGCCATCCGGAAATACCAGCCTGAGATCGTTATTGCCAACGCCATCACCGACCGCCACCCCGACCACGGCCGGGCGTCGAGTCTGATCGGGGATGCCTGTTTTTATTCGGGTTTGCGGCAGATCAAAACCGTAGATAACCTGGGCGCTGACGCCACCGGCGAAGCCCAGGAAGCCTGGCGTCCGAAGGTGGTTTATCACCTCATTCAGGACCGCTACATCAAGCCGGACTTTATCGTCGACATCTCCGACTTTTACGAGAAAAAGCAGGAGTCATTGCTGGCGTACAAGAGCCAGTTTTACGATCCGAACAGCAACGAGCCCATGAGCTATATTGCCAGCAAGGAGTTTATGGAATTCCTGCGGGCCCGCGCCGAGGAATTTGGGCACGTCATCGGCGTCAAGTACGGCGAGGGCTTCACGGTTGACCGCACAATTGGGGTGAAAAACATTTTCGACCTGATCTAG
- a CDS encoding M23 family metallopeptidase, which yields MRKLAVWWLFASVCCLASVTTVEAQERGKFKKNLSIKPKKSETQNPNSSAQQPTQEPEEEFEQETSNLRFNNQFEPKKEVNPVVAEDTSTIDEGEPAVVEYIDSVQVGDDWVKIADYYAIWDPHNVDPYGIDPLQFDEVIDLKLYDPTQNRFWSAPTVDGRVTSIFGPRWGRWHKGMDLDLETGDPVYAAFDGIVRIVGWDGNGFGRYLLVRHYNGLETIYGHLSKTLVESGQLVKAGDQIGLGGNTGRSFGSHLHFETRYEGNPFSPTHLYNFPTNSLISDHFILTASVWDYLRGKNVSMAGFKPRYKRTVLHRVRSGETLTSIARRYGLSASTLARKNHMSTRSRIRPGQKLRVH from the coding sequence ATGAGAAAACTGGCAGTCTGGTGGCTGTTCGCCAGCGTTTGCTGTCTGGCAAGCGTAACGACCGTGGAGGCTCAGGAACGAGGAAAATTCAAGAAGAACCTGAGTATCAAGCCCAAGAAATCGGAAACCCAAAACCCGAATTCCTCCGCGCAACAGCCGACCCAAGAACCGGAAGAGGAGTTTGAACAGGAGACATCCAATCTGCGCTTTAACAATCAGTTTGAACCCAAAAAAGAAGTAAACCCCGTCGTGGCCGAAGATACGTCCACGATTGACGAAGGCGAACCGGCGGTGGTGGAATACATCGATTCGGTCCAGGTGGGCGACGATTGGGTGAAAATTGCCGATTATTACGCCATCTGGGACCCCCACAACGTCGACCCCTACGGCATTGACCCCCTCCAGTTTGACGAGGTTATTGACCTTAAGTTATACGATCCGACGCAGAACCGGTTTTGGTCGGCCCCGACCGTCGACGGCCGAGTCACTTCCATCTTCGGTCCGCGCTGGGGACGCTGGCACAAAGGAATGGACCTTGATCTGGAGACCGGCGACCCGGTTTACGCGGCTTTCGACGGCATTGTGCGGATTGTCGGCTGGGACGGCAACGGGTTTGGGCGGTATCTGCTGGTGCGGCATTACAACGGCCTGGAAACCATCTACGGCCACTTGTCAAAAACGCTCGTTGAGTCCGGCCAGTTGGTTAAAGCCGGCGATCAGATTGGGCTCGGAGGAAACACCGGACGCAGCTTCGGTTCGCACCTGCACTTCGAAACCCGGTACGAAGGCAACCCTTTTAGCCCGACTCACCTCTATAATTTTCCGACCAACTCGCTGATTTCCGATCACTTTATTCTGACGGCTTCCGTCTGGGATTACCTGCGGGGAAAAAACGTCAGCATGGCCGGGTTTAAGCCCCGCTATAAGCGCACGGTATTACACCGCGTTCGTTCTGGCGAAACGCTCACCAGCATTGCCCGGCGGTACGGTCTGTCGGCGTCGACGCTGGCCCGAAAAAACCACATGTCTACCCGTTCCCGGATTCGGCCGGGGCAGAAATTGCGGGTTCATTAA
- a CDS encoding 7-carboxy-7-deazaguanine synthase QueE has translation MNQVLEQQTDTVQRLPVMESFYTLQGEGAHTGKAAYFIRLGGCDVGCHWCDVKESWDVNAHPKYPIVDIVEGALQHPGRMAVITGGEPLMHNLTGLTLALKKAGFQTNIETSGVYPVSGVWDWICFSPKKFKQPHPGIFEQANELKVIIYNRSDFAFAESFVPLLQPNCKLFLQPEWSRSNEMLPLIVEYVKQHPQWQVSLQTHKYMDIP, from the coding sequence ATGAATCAAGTTCTGGAACAACAAACTGACACCGTACAACGGCTTCCGGTCATGGAATCGTTCTATACGCTGCAAGGCGAAGGGGCGCATACCGGGAAAGCTGCGTACTTTATCCGACTCGGCGGCTGCGATGTGGGTTGTCACTGGTGCGACGTGAAAGAGTCCTGGGATGTGAACGCCCATCCGAAATACCCCATCGTTGATATTGTCGAGGGAGCCCTGCAACATCCGGGCCGCATGGCAGTTATTACGGGGGGCGAGCCCCTGATGCACAACCTGACCGGGTTGACGCTGGCTTTAAAAAAAGCCGGTTTTCAAACCAATATCGAGACGTCGGGCGTTTATCCCGTGAGTGGCGTGTGGGACTGGATTTGTTTTTCCCCCAAAAAATTCAAGCAGCCGCATCCGGGCATATTTGAACAGGCCAACGAGTTGAAAGTGATTATTTACAACAGAAGCGATTTTGCCTTTGCGGAATCCTTTGTACCGCTGCTGCAACCGAATTGCAAACTGTTTTTACAACCCGAGTGGAGTCGTTCAAATGAAATGCTGCCTCTTATCGTTGAGTATGTAAAACAGCATCCGCAATGGCAAGTTTCGTTGCAAACACACAAATACATGGATATTCCGTAG